In Miscanthus floridulus cultivar M001 chromosome 5, ASM1932011v1, whole genome shotgun sequence, one genomic interval encodes:
- the LOC136451620 gene encoding uncharacterized protein isoform X2 has product MAQLLHHQDSAYQDSAFYGKELHGCRWGILQFFGFRRRLQSPKMLSDKKRGQEKNSRGSRRRSHCYAPLTNEDSGILDDGKNTEVTKKQKASKKNSGKASLRSLILRKLYGKEGQKEKMLPVAPKLLRTISIHYLESNEYVLDGESTSSGDGSSHSTKLSMQNATDVNLHPATSSIPDGCDSDLSSSLLLKRDDIRMKRKSHRSISMDGILHKVPYGKKVSGDVISEGLPRSASASYDRDGVKPYFGTATKRHVNQGFRRSRSLSESWENYSRLLDSISSNESKRILTNSKSTRDHSLDGPRVITSLQRTSEAFRSQGFDKLDEDLVTAEDALEPHVQEDESSSDMVAGVSENPALPDEYVDDKTEEGTCTAPSPSEAVDISEEHTVSCDDNSQIPSSDVELYDACSTSSEVDIPEEHAESYDDDDQIHSSTQADAYTALSSKETTISEEHTPISHDNKMHSFQISEPIEDDPHLLVKRTPLDDMLMNPRILHLNDTDASTGTAIVQESDFDGLQVDPRHQIEFNYVKDTFKKSSFGNEILFDEWHSQNITALQEVDCQHYEAAAAPFDFTDMSADQLLLFDLTNEALLDIYKKHSVSKSRFSWFSSFDRPKPVGNRALKELWSRVSCHLDQRPWSSIEVDTILSNDLAKSDPWMNFPRDADHLGNKLADFVFDKLLTELVLQLAEF; this is encoded by the exons ATGGCCCAGCTGTTGCACCATCAGGATTCTGCATATCAGGATTCTGCATTCTATGGCAAGGAATTGCATGGGTGCCGATGGGGTATTCTTCAATTCTTTGGATTTCGCCGTCGCCTGCAGTCCCCAAAGATGCTATCTGACAAGAAACGTGGTCAGGAGAAAAACAGTCGTG GAAGTAGACGCCGAAGCCACTGCTATGCTCCATTGACAAACGAAGACAGTGGAATTCTGGATGATGGCAAAAATACTGAG gttaCAAAAAAACAGAAGGCCTCAAAAAAGAATTCTGGTAAGGCTAGTTTGAGGTCCTTGATTCTAAGGAAATTATATGGAAAGGAAGGTCAGAAAGAAAAGATGCTTCCAGTTGCACCAAAGCTACTCCGCACTATTTCGATACACTATCTAGAAAGTAATGAATATGTTCTTGATGGTGAATCCACTTCAAGTGGTGATGGTTCTTCACATAGTACTAAATTGTCGATGCAAAATGCTACCGATGTGAATTTGCACCCTGCTACATCTAGCATCCCAGATGGTTGTGATAGTGATTTAAGTTCTTCACTTCTCCTAAAGAGAGATGACATCCGTATGAAGCGAAAGAGCCACCGTAGCATTTCAATGGATGGGATTCTTCATAAGGTCCCTTATGGAAAGAAGGTGTCTGGAGATGTAATCAGTGAAGGTCTCCCCCGATCAGCCTCTGCCTCATATGATAGGGATGGTGTGAAACCTTACTTTGGTACTGCTACAAAGAGGCATGTAAATCAAGGCTTTCGGCGTTCACGTTCCCTCAGTGAATCTTGGGAAAATTACTCACGCTTACTTGATTCCATTTCAAGTAATGAATCCAAAAGAATACTGACCAACTCTAAGTCTACTAGGGATCATTCCCTGGATGGCCCTAGAGTGATTACTTCATTGCAAAGAACTTCTGAAGCTTTCAGGTCTCAAGGTTTTGATAAACTTGATGAAGATCTTGTAACTGCAGAAGATGCATTGGAACCACATGTTCAAGAGGATGAGAGTTCCTCAGATATGGTTGCTGGTGTCTCTGAAAATCCTGCTTTACCTGACGAGTACGTTGACGACAAAACAGAAGAAGGCACATGCACTGCTCCTTCACCTTCAGAAGCTGTTGATATCTCAGAAGAACATACAGTAAGTTGTGACGATAACAGTCAGATTCCCTCATCTGACGTCGAGCTGTATGATGCCTGTTCTACATCATCAGAAGTTGACATACCAGAAGAACATGCAGAaagttatgatgatgatgatcagatCCACTCATCAACACAGGCTGATGCATATACTGCTCTATCTTCAAAGGAGACCACCATTTCAGAAGAACACACTCCAATTTCTCATGACAACAAAATGCACTCATTCCAGATTTCAGAACCAATAGAAG ATGATCCTCATCTTCTGGTGAAACGCACCCCGCTGGATG ATATGTTGATGAACCCAAGAATTCTCCATTTAAACGATACTGATGCTTCAACTGGCACTGCTATCGTACAAGAAAGCGACTTTGATGGTCTCCAAGTAGATCCAAGGCACCAAATTGAGTTCAACTATGTGAAGGATACATTCAAAAAGTCGAGTTTCGGCAACGAAATACTGTTTGATGAATGGCATTCACAGAACATTACAGCTCTTCAAGAAGTGGATTGCCAACACTACGAGGCTGCTGCAGCACCATTTGACTTCACAGATATGTCCGCTGATCAGCTACTTTTGTTCGACTTGACAAATGAAGCCCTGCTGGACATTTACAAGAAACATTCTGTTTCCAAGTCTAGATTCTCCTGGTTCTCATCTTTCGATAGACCAAAACCTGTGGGAAACCGTGCCCTCAAGGAGTTGTGGTCTAGAGTGAGCTGCCATCTGGATCAACGGCCATGGTCCAGCATCGAAGTCGACACGATTTTGTCGAATGACCTAGCCAAGAGCGATCCCTGGATGAATTTTCCGAGAGATGCTGATCATCTGGGGAACAAGCTGGCAGACTTTGTATTCGACAAGCTTCTGACTGAGCTCGTTCTTCAGCTTGCAGAGTTTTGA
- the LOC136451620 gene encoding uncharacterized protein isoform X1, producing the protein MAQLLHHQDSAYQDSAFYGKELHGCRWGILQFFGFRRRLQSPKMLSDKKRGQEKNSRGSRRRSHCYAPLTNEDSGILDDGKNTEVTKKQKASKKNSGKASLRSLILRKLYGKEGQKEKMLPVAPKLLRTISIHYLESNEYVLDGESTSSGDGSSHSTKLSMQNATDVNLHPATSSIPDGCDSDLSSSLLLKRDDIRMKRKSHRSISMDGILHKVPYGKKVSGDVISEGLPRSASASYDRDGVKPYFGTATKRHVNQGFRRSRSLSESWENYSRLLDSISSNESKRILTNSKSTRDHSLDGPRVITSLQRTSEAFRSQGFDKLDEDLVTAEDALEPHVQEDESSSDMVAGVSENPALPDEYVDDKTEEGTCTAPSPSEAVDISEEHTVSCDDNSQIPSSDVELYDACSTSSEVDIPEEHAESYDDDDQIHSSTQADAYTALSSKETTISEEHTPISHDNKMHSFQISEPIEGTFCVPYPSHEFEADISLSCEQETESPMSVLDVVFSDDPHLLVKRTPLDDMLMNPRILHLNDTDASTGTAIVQESDFDGLQVDPRHQIEFNYVKDTFKKSSFGNEILFDEWHSQNITALQEVDCQHYEAAAAPFDFTDMSADQLLLFDLTNEALLDIYKKHSVSKSRFSWFSSFDRPKPVGNRALKELWSRVSCHLDQRPWSSIEVDTILSNDLAKSDPWMNFPRDADHLGNKLADFVFDKLLTELVLQLAEF; encoded by the exons ATGGCCCAGCTGTTGCACCATCAGGATTCTGCATATCAGGATTCTGCATTCTATGGCAAGGAATTGCATGGGTGCCGATGGGGTATTCTTCAATTCTTTGGATTTCGCCGTCGCCTGCAGTCCCCAAAGATGCTATCTGACAAGAAACGTGGTCAGGAGAAAAACAGTCGTG GAAGTAGACGCCGAAGCCACTGCTATGCTCCATTGACAAACGAAGACAGTGGAATTCTGGATGATGGCAAAAATACTGAG gttaCAAAAAAACAGAAGGCCTCAAAAAAGAATTCTGGTAAGGCTAGTTTGAGGTCCTTGATTCTAAGGAAATTATATGGAAAGGAAGGTCAGAAAGAAAAGATGCTTCCAGTTGCACCAAAGCTACTCCGCACTATTTCGATACACTATCTAGAAAGTAATGAATATGTTCTTGATGGTGAATCCACTTCAAGTGGTGATGGTTCTTCACATAGTACTAAATTGTCGATGCAAAATGCTACCGATGTGAATTTGCACCCTGCTACATCTAGCATCCCAGATGGTTGTGATAGTGATTTAAGTTCTTCACTTCTCCTAAAGAGAGATGACATCCGTATGAAGCGAAAGAGCCACCGTAGCATTTCAATGGATGGGATTCTTCATAAGGTCCCTTATGGAAAGAAGGTGTCTGGAGATGTAATCAGTGAAGGTCTCCCCCGATCAGCCTCTGCCTCATATGATAGGGATGGTGTGAAACCTTACTTTGGTACTGCTACAAAGAGGCATGTAAATCAAGGCTTTCGGCGTTCACGTTCCCTCAGTGAATCTTGGGAAAATTACTCACGCTTACTTGATTCCATTTCAAGTAATGAATCCAAAAGAATACTGACCAACTCTAAGTCTACTAGGGATCATTCCCTGGATGGCCCTAGAGTGATTACTTCATTGCAAAGAACTTCTGAAGCTTTCAGGTCTCAAGGTTTTGATAAACTTGATGAAGATCTTGTAACTGCAGAAGATGCATTGGAACCACATGTTCAAGAGGATGAGAGTTCCTCAGATATGGTTGCTGGTGTCTCTGAAAATCCTGCTTTACCTGACGAGTACGTTGACGACAAAACAGAAGAAGGCACATGCACTGCTCCTTCACCTTCAGAAGCTGTTGATATCTCAGAAGAACATACAGTAAGTTGTGACGATAACAGTCAGATTCCCTCATCTGACGTCGAGCTGTATGATGCCTGTTCTACATCATCAGAAGTTGACATACCAGAAGAACATGCAGAaagttatgatgatgatgatcagatCCACTCATCAACACAGGCTGATGCATATACTGCTCTATCTTCAAAGGAGACCACCATTTCAGAAGAACACACTCCAATTTCTCATGACAACAAAATGCACTCATTCCAGATTTCAGAACCAATAGAAGGTACCTTTTGTGTTCCTTACCCCAGTCACGAATTTGAAGCAGACATAAGTCTAAGCTGTGAACAAGAAACTGAAAGCCCAATGTCTGTTCTTGACGTGGTCTTCTCAGATGATCCTCATCTTCTGGTGAAACGCACCCCGCTGGATG ATATGTTGATGAACCCAAGAATTCTCCATTTAAACGATACTGATGCTTCAACTGGCACTGCTATCGTACAAGAAAGCGACTTTGATGGTCTCCAAGTAGATCCAAGGCACCAAATTGAGTTCAACTATGTGAAGGATACATTCAAAAAGTCGAGTTTCGGCAACGAAATACTGTTTGATGAATGGCATTCACAGAACATTACAGCTCTTCAAGAAGTGGATTGCCAACACTACGAGGCTGCTGCAGCACCATTTGACTTCACAGATATGTCCGCTGATCAGCTACTTTTGTTCGACTTGACAAATGAAGCCCTGCTGGACATTTACAAGAAACATTCTGTTTCCAAGTCTAGATTCTCCTGGTTCTCATCTTTCGATAGACCAAAACCTGTGGGAAACCGTGCCCTCAAGGAGTTGTGGTCTAGAGTGAGCTGCCATCTGGATCAACGGCCATGGTCCAGCATCGAAGTCGACACGATTTTGTCGAATGACCTAGCCAAGAGCGATCCCTGGATGAATTTTCCGAGAGATGCTGATCATCTGGGGAACAAGCTGGCAGACTTTGTATTCGACAAGCTTCTGACTGAGCTCGTTCTTCAGCTTGCAGAGTTTTGA
- the LOC136451620 gene encoding uncharacterized protein isoform X3, translating into MAQLLHHQDSAYQDSAFYGKELHGCRWGILQFFGFRRRLQSPKMLSDKKRGQEKNSRGSRRRSHCYAPLTNEDSGILDDGKNTEVTKKQKASKKNSGKASLRSLILRKLYGKEGQKEKMLPVAPKLLRTISIHYLESNEYVLDGESTSSGDGSSHSTKLSMQNATDVNLHPATSSIPDGCDSDLSSSLLLKRDDIRMKRKSHRSISMDGILHKVPYGKKVSGDVISEGLPRSASASYDRDGVKPYFGTATKRHVNQGFRRSRSLSESWENYSRLLDSISSNESKRILTNSKSTRDHSLDGPRVITSLQRTSEAFRSQGFDKLDEDLVTAEDALEPHVQEDESSSDMVAGVSENPALPDEYVDDKTEEGTCTAPSPSEAVDISEEHTVSCDDNSQIPSSDVELYDACSTSSEVDIPEEHAESYDDDDQIHSSTQADAYTALSSKETTISEEHTPISHDNKMHSFQISEPIEDMLMNPRILHLNDTDASTGTAIVQESDFDGLQVDPRHQIEFNYVKDTFKKSSFGNEILFDEWHSQNITALQEVDCQHYEAAAAPFDFTDMSADQLLLFDLTNEALLDIYKKHSVSKSRFSWFSSFDRPKPVGNRALKELWSRVSCHLDQRPWSSIEVDTILSNDLAKSDPWMNFPRDADHLGNKLADFVFDKLLTELVLQLAEF; encoded by the exons ATGGCCCAGCTGTTGCACCATCAGGATTCTGCATATCAGGATTCTGCATTCTATGGCAAGGAATTGCATGGGTGCCGATGGGGTATTCTTCAATTCTTTGGATTTCGCCGTCGCCTGCAGTCCCCAAAGATGCTATCTGACAAGAAACGTGGTCAGGAGAAAAACAGTCGTG GAAGTAGACGCCGAAGCCACTGCTATGCTCCATTGACAAACGAAGACAGTGGAATTCTGGATGATGGCAAAAATACTGAG gttaCAAAAAAACAGAAGGCCTCAAAAAAGAATTCTGGTAAGGCTAGTTTGAGGTCCTTGATTCTAAGGAAATTATATGGAAAGGAAGGTCAGAAAGAAAAGATGCTTCCAGTTGCACCAAAGCTACTCCGCACTATTTCGATACACTATCTAGAAAGTAATGAATATGTTCTTGATGGTGAATCCACTTCAAGTGGTGATGGTTCTTCACATAGTACTAAATTGTCGATGCAAAATGCTACCGATGTGAATTTGCACCCTGCTACATCTAGCATCCCAGATGGTTGTGATAGTGATTTAAGTTCTTCACTTCTCCTAAAGAGAGATGACATCCGTATGAAGCGAAAGAGCCACCGTAGCATTTCAATGGATGGGATTCTTCATAAGGTCCCTTATGGAAAGAAGGTGTCTGGAGATGTAATCAGTGAAGGTCTCCCCCGATCAGCCTCTGCCTCATATGATAGGGATGGTGTGAAACCTTACTTTGGTACTGCTACAAAGAGGCATGTAAATCAAGGCTTTCGGCGTTCACGTTCCCTCAGTGAATCTTGGGAAAATTACTCACGCTTACTTGATTCCATTTCAAGTAATGAATCCAAAAGAATACTGACCAACTCTAAGTCTACTAGGGATCATTCCCTGGATGGCCCTAGAGTGATTACTTCATTGCAAAGAACTTCTGAAGCTTTCAGGTCTCAAGGTTTTGATAAACTTGATGAAGATCTTGTAACTGCAGAAGATGCATTGGAACCACATGTTCAAGAGGATGAGAGTTCCTCAGATATGGTTGCTGGTGTCTCTGAAAATCCTGCTTTACCTGACGAGTACGTTGACGACAAAACAGAAGAAGGCACATGCACTGCTCCTTCACCTTCAGAAGCTGTTGATATCTCAGAAGAACATACAGTAAGTTGTGACGATAACAGTCAGATTCCCTCATCTGACGTCGAGCTGTATGATGCCTGTTCTACATCATCAGAAGTTGACATACCAGAAGAACATGCAGAaagttatgatgatgatgatcagatCCACTCATCAACACAGGCTGATGCATATACTGCTCTATCTTCAAAGGAGACCACCATTTCAGAAGAACACACTCCAATTTCTCATGACAACAAAATGCACTCATTCCAGATTTCAGAACCAATAGAAG ATATGTTGATGAACCCAAGAATTCTCCATTTAAACGATACTGATGCTTCAACTGGCACTGCTATCGTACAAGAAAGCGACTTTGATGGTCTCCAAGTAGATCCAAGGCACCAAATTGAGTTCAACTATGTGAAGGATACATTCAAAAAGTCGAGTTTCGGCAACGAAATACTGTTTGATGAATGGCATTCACAGAACATTACAGCTCTTCAAGAAGTGGATTGCCAACACTACGAGGCTGCTGCAGCACCATTTGACTTCACAGATATGTCCGCTGATCAGCTACTTTTGTTCGACTTGACAAATGAAGCCCTGCTGGACATTTACAAGAAACATTCTGTTTCCAAGTCTAGATTCTCCTGGTTCTCATCTTTCGATAGACCAAAACCTGTGGGAAACCGTGCCCTCAAGGAGTTGTGGTCTAGAGTGAGCTGCCATCTGGATCAACGGCCATGGTCCAGCATCGAAGTCGACACGATTTTGTCGAATGACCTAGCCAAGAGCGATCCCTGGATGAATTTTCCGAGAGATGCTGATCATCTGGGGAACAAGCTGGCAGACTTTGTATTCGACAAGCTTCTGACTGAGCTCGTTCTTCAGCTTGCAGAGTTTTGA
- the LOC136454316 gene encoding polyol transporter 5-like, whose amino-acid sequence MEFARLPFSNTTHRQNALTSICTRPTLRGPCSPNRHRRQTAAATTSSAVSTTSSAVSTTSSAVSNYALAGLPLRLGWRAMFALGVPSPLLLAAGVLAMPESPRWLAIRGRDDEARTVLERTSDAPAEARDRLEEIRRAVAAQVGDAGVWRELFVRPSPMVRRILANVLVLYSGIDAIVLYTPLVFKKAGISSTSAVLAATVAVGLVRMLSTFVATFLSDRLGCCPLLLASAAGIAVTLTSLGIALLCAGARAGETTPTPAVAAACVASVLAFVTAFSARWRRPTARRSCRCSCARRA is encoded by the exons ATGGAATTCGCCCGTCTGCCATTTTCAAACACGACGCACCGCCAGAATGCCCTGACCAGTATATGTACC AGGCCGACGCTGCGAGGACCGTGCTCGCCCAACCGCCACCGGCGGCAAACCGCAGCCGCCACCACCTCCTCGGccgtctccaccacctcctcggccgtctccaccacctcctcggcCGTCTCCAACTACGCGCTCGCCGGCCTGCCGCTGCGGCTCGGCTGGCGCGCCATGTTCGCGCTGGGcgtcccgtcgccgctgctcctcgCGGCGGGGGTGCTCGCCATGCCGGAGTCGCCCCGGTGGCTCGCCATACGCGGGCGTGACGATGAGGCGCGCACCGTGCTGGAGCGCACCTCCGACGCGCCGGCCGAGGCCCGCGACCGGCTTGAGGAGATCAGGCGTGCCGTCGCGGCGCAGGTGGGCGACGCCGGGGTGTGGAGGGAGCTGTTCGTGCGTCCGTCGCCGATGGTGCGGCGGATCCTCGCCAACGTCCTCGTGCTCTACTCCGGCATCGACGCCATCGTCCTCTACACCCCGCTGGTGTTCAAGAAGGCGGGGATCTCGTCGACCAGTGCCGTCctcgccgccaccgtcgccgtcGGACTGGTCAGGATGCTCTCCACCTTCGTGGCCACATTCCTGTCCGACCGCCTCGGCTGCTGCCCGCTGCTCCTCGCCAGCGCCGCCGGCATTGCCGTCACGCTCACGTCGCTGGGGATCGCGCTGCTGTGCGCCGGCGCCCGTGCCGGCGAGACGACACCAACacccgcggtggcggcggcgtgcgTCGCGTCGGTGCTCGCGTTCGTCACCGCGTTCTCCGCCCGCTGGCGCCGACCTACAGCGCGGAGATCCTGCCGCTGCAGCTGCGCGCGCAGGGCATGA